The nucleotide window TCATTTTTTGATTAGTATTGGTAATAGTTTAGGAGTTGATTTTAAAACATATCAATATTGTAATGAATGTTGTAAGGAAAATATTAATTTGACGAAACTTTATTTAAATTGTTTTGCTGTTGCGACAGAACTAATTAAAAATCAGACACCAGAAATTTATTTTAAAGTTTTAAATCAGTATTTAATAATTGCTGAACAGTTAAAATTTACTGAAGATGATTTACTTATCGCTTATAATAAAAAAAATAAAATTAATTTTACTCGTCAACAAAATAATTATTAAAAAAATGTTTTATAAAAAATTATAAAACATTTTTTTAATCCGTATCAAGACTACTTTTGCGATTTTCCTTAAATTCTTCTAATGTTTTAATAAAAATTGCCGCCGTTGGACACACCATTTGTGCTTCCACTAATTCCTTTTCATTATCAATTGTATTTGCGAAACCATCATCATCCATAAAAAATGTTTCGGTTTCATCAATCATAATACAGCTTCCACAAGAAATACATAAGTCAGTATTTACATATGTTCTTTTTTTTGATATATCACGATTTGCCATATTTATCACTCCATTATTTATTTACTATAATAATAACAAAAATTTTAATAATAATATATAATTTTAATGTAGTTTAAAAAAGTTGGAGGTTTAACATGGAAACTAGAATGGAGAAATTTGCCCAGCTACGTGAAATGATTAAGAAAGAGATTGAGATTGATCAAGAAATTAATCAAACAAGTCAGGTCATTAATAGTTATATGGCGAAATTAAACGCTATTGATGATAATTTTTTTGGTGGTGTTAAATCAAATTTTGAACAAGAATTTAGTTGAGAAAAAGTGTATTTGGATAAAAACCCAGATGAACAACCATATCCATCTGATTTTAAATATGATTTACAACAGTTGCTAGAACAAGTTGTTAATACAACCAAAGCAACAATTCAAACTAATCAAAAAAATGACCAAGATGCCGGTGATGTTATGCATAATATTTTAATTGCTGAAACATTGTTAAACAAACCAACATATCAAAAATATCAAGCAATTTTAGAAAGTATTTTAGCAGAAAAAATTATTTATCATCGTGTAAGTGATAAAATTCAAGCAGAAAATAGTAATTTTAAAATTAATTCAGCTAATATTGAATTTAGTACAATTGCACATATGCGGAAAAATGACCAACGGTCAACAGCAGAAATGCTAAAAGAATCAAGTGCTCTTTTAGAAGAAAAGCATAATAATGTGTTAGTTGTTTATCGAAAGATAAAACCAGGTTATAAAATGTTATTTAGTACTATGGTTTTGCTTGTTGTTTTATTGGCTATTTGTTTAGTTTTAATCTTTATGTTATAGAAAATAGGAGTAGATGATGAAAATAAATATTGCGATTGATGGCCCGGCTGGTAGTGGAAAATCTTCTGCTGGTTATGAATTGGCCAAAAAACTAAATTATCAGTTTATTGATACTGGTCTAACTTATCGTGCTTTTACTTATTTTTGTGTAAAAGTTGGAGTTGATTTTACAAATCATCATCAGTTGCAAGCACAATTAGCAAACTTTAAATATCAAGTAATTAATAACCATGTTTATGTTAATAATGAAGATATTACTGATAAGTTGCAAACTAATCTTGTTCTTGATAATATTAACAAAATTACTGGACTTGATTTTATTCGAGCATCAATGGTTTGTTTACAACGAAAATTAGTGGTTAAAAAAGGTAATGTTGTTGTTGGACGAGACATTACTACTGTTGTTCTCCCTGATGCGGAAGTGAAAATTTACTTAACAGCTAGTATTACAGCACGAGCTAACCG belongs to Spiroplasma melliferum and includes:
- a CDS encoding putative dUTPase, whose translation is MLSKDTFNYLLENQKKLDEHILTKFKLNDDETFEKRILAFLVELAEFINEQRDFKYWSVKPASTKDVLLEEYIDGIHFLISIGNSLGVDFKTYQYCNECCKENINLTKLYLNCFAVATELIKNQTPEIYFKVLNQYLIIAEQLKFTEDDLLIAYNKKNKINFTRQQNNY
- a CDS encoding cytidylate kinase yields the protein MKINIAIDGPAGSGKSSAGYELAKKLNYQFIDTGLTYRAFTYFCVKVGVDFTNHHQLQAQLANFKYQVINNHVYVNNEDITDKLQTNLVLDNINKITGLDFIRASMVCLQRKLVVKKGNVVVGRDITTVVLPDAEVKIYLTASITARANRRWNQNQENNIVPNNLAEIKVKLKERDYVDTTRAVGPLKIAPDAVVVDSSKLTFEQTVTKIYQVVCNYKKAGK